The following proteins come from a genomic window of Streptomyces sp. GS7:
- a CDS encoding RidA family protein, translated as MGTPVTDTAGGRDLERINPPHLAPPTGFSHAVRATAPGTLVFLAGQTALDGSGRIVGDGIVEQFERALTNLLEVAAASGARPSDLAKLTVFAVDIADYRRHARDIGRVWKRLVGSDFPAMAVIGATRLWDEAALVEIEGIAVVRQ; from the coding sequence ATCGGCACTCCCGTCACCGATACCGCCGGCGGCCGCGATCTGGAGCGCATCAATCCGCCCCACCTCGCACCGCCGACCGGATTCAGCCACGCCGTCCGCGCCACCGCCCCCGGCACCCTGGTCTTCCTCGCCGGGCAGACCGCCCTCGACGGTTCGGGCCGGATCGTCGGGGACGGCATCGTCGAGCAGTTCGAGCGGGCGCTGACCAACCTCCTGGAGGTGGCGGCCGCCTCCGGCGCCAGGCCGTCCGACCTGGCCAAGCTCACCGTCTTCGCCGTCGACATCGCCGACTACCGCCGGCACGCCCGGGACATCGGGCGGGTGTGGAAACGCCTGGTGGGCAGCGACTTCCCGGCCATGGCCGTCATCGGCGCCACCCGCCTGTGGGACGAAGCGGCCCTGGTCGAAATCGAGGGCATCGCCGTCGTCCGGCAGTGA